One genomic window of Cyanobacteria bacterium FACHB-DQ100 includes the following:
- a CDS encoding ubiquinol-cytochrome c reductase iron-sulfur subunit, with translation MRRRTFLSWAGVGWLMSRVPAGLTAFLAACTGRGNEQANAKRLETVGTIAELDAKGFLQTESPVPIVVIRSPSDPKTLIAVNSTCTHQGCLVGWSKERKSFVCPCHGAAFAADGTVQKEPAAKPLETYPVQIDGQNVQVKLG, from the coding sequence ATGCGTCGTCGAACATTTTTATCGTGGGCTGGAGTGGGTTGGCTGATGAGTCGAGTTCCAGCCGGATTGACTGCGTTTCTTGCGGCTTGCACGGGGCGGGGCAATGAGCAAGCAAACGCTAAGAGACTTGAGACGGTGGGAACGATCGCAGAACTCGATGCCAAAGGTTTCCTACAAACCGAGTCCCCGGTTCCGATCGTGGTGATTCGCAGTCCATCTGATCCAAAAACGCTGATTGCAGTCAATTCGACTTGCACCCATCAGGGCTGCTTGGTCGGTTGGAGTAAAGAGCGTAAATCGTTCGTCTGTCCCTGTCATGGCGCGGCATTTGCTGCGGACGGTACAGTGCAAAAAGAACCAGCCGCGAAACCGTTAGAGACTTATCCGGTTCAGATAGATGGACAGAATGTTCAGGTGAAATTAGGTTAA
- the ntrB gene encoding nitrate ABC transporter permease, translating into MTINPSLRPARSSKFSKALKNYGNNLIPVIVCVMAALTVWQLLCMSPDSQMPGPIKVIQQTWILVLDPFSVGEAGTGVGFLLLASLQRVLIGYMLAAVAGIAIGVLLGVSQFMRTGVDPIVQVLRTIPPLAWLPIALGIFRDSRPAGIFLIFITAIWPIVINTALGVQQIPQDYNNVAKVLKLSGKEYFFSILVPSTVPYVFGGLRIGIGLAWLAIVAAEMMTPGDGIGFQIWDAYNSGGDLGMSKTIIYVFSTGLVGLALDRLVGWIGSRITSDH; encoded by the coding sequence ATGACTATCAACCCGTCTCTTCGTCCCGCTCGATCGTCCAAGTTCTCAAAAGCGCTGAAAAATTACGGCAATAATTTGATTCCGGTAATTGTCTGTGTCATGGCTGCATTAACGGTCTGGCAACTGCTGTGCATGAGTCCGGACTCACAAATGCCAGGCCCGATCAAGGTGATTCAACAAACCTGGATATTAGTGCTTGATCCCTTCTCGGTCGGGGAAGCGGGTACAGGAGTTGGTTTTCTGCTATTGGCAAGTTTGCAGCGTGTTCTAATTGGATATATGCTGGCGGCTGTGGCTGGGATTGCTATCGGTGTTTTGCTCGGAGTCAGCCAATTTATGCGAACGGGTGTTGATCCGATCGTTCAAGTTCTGCGAACGATTCCGCCGCTGGCGTGGTTGCCGATCGCGCTGGGTATCTTTCGTGATAGTCGCCCTGCGGGTATCTTTTTGATCTTCATCACCGCAATTTGGCCGATCGTAATCAATACGGCTCTCGGCGTACAGCAAATTCCGCAGGACTATAACAACGTGGCTAAGGTACTGAAGCTGTCAGGCAAAGAGTATTTTTTTAGCATTCTGGTGCCTTCGACTGTTCCTTATGTGTTTGGCGGTTTGAGGATTGGGATTGGGTTGGCGTGGTTGGCGATCGTGGCGGCAGAAATGATGACACCCGGCGATGGTATCGGGTTTCAGATCTGGGATGCCTACAACTCCGGCGGCGATCTAGGCATGAGTAAAACGATTATCTATGTTTTCTCGACGGGTCTTGTGGGTCTAGCGCTCGATCGTCTGGTTGGTTGGATTGGCTCACGCATTACTTCGGATCACTAA
- a CDS encoding DUF1830 domain-containing protein: MTSILCYYINSTRQLQQIRLQNNPDLSLDRIVFPGEKFIFEALPEELLEIYTFTATGLQLLQTIACPHLQVLQRPPAELET, translated from the coding sequence ATGACTTCAATCTTGTGCTACTACATCAACTCAACTAGACAGCTTCAGCAAATCCGGTTACAAAACAATCCTGATTTATCCCTCGATCGCATTGTATTCCCTGGGGAAAAATTTATTTTTGAAGCCTTACCCGAAGAACTGCTAGAAATCTATACGTTTACTGCAACCGGATTGCAATTGCTGCAAACGATCGCTTGTCCGCACCTTCAAGTCCTTCAGCGTCCGCCAGCAGAACTTGAGACATAA
- a CDS encoding ferredoxin--nitrite reductase yields the protein MTDTLASAPTQNKFEKLKAEKDGLAVKAELEQFAHLGWEAMDETDRDYRLKWLGVFFRPVTPGKFMLRMRIPNGILTSGQTRVLGEILQRYGDDGNADITTRQNIQLRGIRIEDLPEIFRKFDQAGLTSVQSGMDNVRNITGSPVAGIDADELIDTRGLVRKVQDMITNNGRGNPSFSNLPRKFNIAIAGCRDNSVHAEINDIAFVPAYKEGTLGFNVLVGGFFSAKRCDAAIPLNAWVDPRDVVAVCEAILTVYRDLGLRSNRQKARLMWLIDDLGLDAFREAVENRLGYKFTPAALKDEILWDKRDHIGIHAQKQPGLNYVGLHVPVGRLFAQDLFDLARIAEVYGSGEVRFTVEQNVIIPNVPDSRVSALLREPIVKRFSIEPQNLSRALVSCTGAQFCNFALIETKNRAVALMQELEQELHCPRPVRIHWTGCPNSCGQPQVADIGLMGTKVRKDGRTVEGVDLYMGGKVGKHAELGTCVRKSIPCEDLKPILQEILIEQFGARPWSELPESTRLAQTAWITLDRPATETPNGQSTTEDFEYVLSSPMVVPTPVVTPATVSFVRSGKDVTCTQNDFILDVADQAEVAIDSSCRSGTCGSCKCTLLEGEVSYDGEPDALDERDRAAGKILTCIARPVDRIVLDA from the coding sequence ATGACAGACACCCTTGCATCTGCGCCCACTCAGAATAAGTTTGAAAAACTCAAAGCAGAGAAAGACGGTCTTGCGGTGAAAGCAGAGCTAGAGCAGTTCGCTCATCTCGGCTGGGAAGCAATGGATGAAACCGATCGCGATTATCGCTTGAAATGGCTGGGCGTATTTTTCCGCCCCGTTACCCCTGGCAAATTCATGTTACGGATGCGAATTCCGAATGGAATTTTGACCAGTGGGCAAACGCGAGTGTTAGGAGAAATCCTACAGCGTTATGGCGATGACGGCAATGCGGACATCACCACGCGCCAGAATATTCAACTGCGCGGCATTCGGATCGAAGATTTACCGGAAATCTTCCGCAAGTTCGATCAGGCTGGATTAACGAGCGTTCAGTCCGGGATGGATAACGTTCGCAACATCACCGGATCGCCCGTCGCTGGGATTGATGCGGATGAGTTGATCGACACCCGCGGACTGGTGCGAAAAGTGCAGGATATGATCACGAACAATGGTCGTGGCAATCCGAGCTTTAGCAATCTGCCGCGTAAGTTCAACATTGCGATCGCGGGCTGTCGCGATAACTCGGTTCATGCAGAAATCAATGACATCGCGTTTGTGCCTGCTTACAAAGAGGGGACGCTCGGCTTTAATGTCTTAGTCGGTGGCTTCTTCTCAGCAAAGCGCTGCGATGCAGCGATTCCCTTAAATGCCTGGGTTGATCCGCGTGATGTCGTCGCCGTTTGTGAAGCGATTTTGACCGTGTATCGTGATTTGGGCTTGCGATCAAATCGCCAGAAAGCCCGCTTAATGTGGCTGATTGATGATTTGGGTCTCGATGCCTTTCGCGAAGCCGTGGAAAACCGCTTAGGCTACAAATTCACGCCTGCTGCTCTGAAAGATGAGATTCTTTGGGACAAACGCGATCACATCGGCATTCATGCTCAAAAACAGCCGGGACTTAACTATGTCGGATTGCACGTTCCCGTGGGACGATTATTCGCTCAAGACTTGTTTGATCTAGCTCGAATTGCAGAAGTTTACGGCAGCGGCGAAGTTCGCTTTACCGTGGAACAGAATGTAATCATTCCCAATGTTCCAGACTCTCGCGTTTCGGCATTGCTGAGAGAGCCGATCGTCAAACGGTTTTCGATCGAGCCGCAAAATCTCTCCCGCGCTTTAGTTTCTTGCACAGGCGCACAGTTTTGTAACTTTGCTCTGATTGAAACCAAAAATCGTGCAGTCGCTTTGATGCAAGAACTCGAACAAGAATTGCACTGTCCGCGTCCGGTGCGAATTCACTGGACAGGCTGTCCGAACTCTTGTGGACAACCGCAGGTGGCAGACATCGGACTGATGGGTACAAAAGTTCGCAAAGACGGTCGCACCGTGGAAGGTGTGGATCTCTACATGGGTGGCAAAGTTGGCAAACACGCTGAGCTTGGAACCTGTGTGAGAAAAAGCATTCCCTGTGAAGACCTTAAGCCGATTTTGCAAGAGATCTTAATTGAGCAGTTTGGCGCACGTCCTTGGTCAGAGTTGCCCGAATCCACCCGACTTGCTCAAACGGCATGGATTACCCTCGATCGACCCGCAACCGAAACGCCCAACGGTCAATCGACAACCGAAGACTTTGAGTATGTTCTCAGTTCTCCCATGGTCGTGCCAACGCCAGTGGTAACACCCGCTACCGTAAGTTTCGTTCGGTCAGGTAAAGATGTAACCTGTACTCAAAATGACTTCATTCTTGATGTTGCCGATCAGGCAGAGGTTGCGATCGATAGCTCTTGCCGCTCTGGAACCTGCGGTAGCTGCAAATGCACCCTACTCGAAGGTGAAGTTAGCTACGACGGTGAACCGGATGCACTAGACGAGCGCGATCGAGCTGCCGGAAAGATCCTAACTTGCATTGCTCGTCCCGTCGATCGCATCGTTCTCGATGCCTAA
- a CDS encoding ABC transporter substrate-binding protein, with amino-acid sequence MSNLSRRKFLLTASASAAGTLIINGCSTGLNKSASSSSSTTNAAPAVNVSAADAPETTTAKLGFIALTDSAPLIVALEKGFFAKYGMKDVSVAKQTSWAVVRDNLELGAERGGIDGSHILSPIPYFMTTGKITKGNTPVPMSILARMNTNGQGISIASDYANLNLGADSTPLKAKVDEMKASGRKFKCAVTFPGGNHDLIMRYWLAAGGINPETDVEIVVVPPPQMVANMQTKTMDSFCVGEPWNDRLVNKKLGYNAITTGEFWKDHPEKAFAMRKDWVDKNPKAAKALLMAVQEAQMWCDKDENKEEMCRIISAEKYVNAPVEDILERMKGNFDFGNGRTLQNSPLLMKFWRDQASYPFKSHDLWFVTENMRWGKFEASTDAKALVDQVNREDLWKEAAKAIGQEAVIPKETSRGVETFFNNVTFDPANPKAYLDSLKIKVA; translated from the coding sequence ATGTCTAATCTTTCAAGACGTAAGTTTCTCTTGACCGCAAGTGCTTCCGCAGCAGGTACGCTGATTATCAATGGTTGCAGCACAGGCTTGAATAAAAGTGCTTCGAGCAGTTCATCTACGACGAATGCGGCTCCTGCTGTGAACGTAAGTGCAGCAGATGCACCAGAAACGACCACCGCTAAACTTGGCTTTATCGCGCTGACGGATTCGGCTCCCTTGATTGTTGCGTTGGAAAAAGGCTTCTTCGCCAAGTACGGCATGAAAGATGTGTCTGTCGCCAAGCAGACTTCCTGGGCAGTGGTGCGCGATAACTTAGAGCTAGGTGCCGAAAGAGGCGGCATTGATGGATCTCACATTCTGTCTCCGATTCCCTACTTCATGACCACCGGGAAGATCACCAAAGGCAATACGCCAGTGCCGATGAGCATTCTGGCGCGGATGAACACCAACGGTCAGGGCATATCGATCGCCAGCGACTACGCAAACCTCAATCTCGGTGCGGATAGTACGCCGCTGAAGGCAAAAGTCGATGAGATGAAAGCTTCAGGCAGAAAGTTCAAGTGTGCGGTGACTTTCCCGGGTGGAAACCATGATTTAATTATGCGCTATTGGTTAGCAGCAGGTGGGATCAATCCCGAAACCGATGTCGAAATCGTGGTAGTTCCGCCGCCTCAGATGGTTGCGAATATGCAAACCAAGACGATGGATTCTTTCTGTGTGGGTGAACCGTGGAACGATCGCTTAGTCAACAAAAAACTCGGCTACAACGCGATCACGACCGGAGAATTCTGGAAAGACCACCCCGAAAAAGCGTTTGCAATGCGGAAAGATTGGGTCGATAAGAATCCGAAAGCTGCCAAAGCCTTGTTGATGGCAGTTCAAGAAGCGCAGATGTGGTGCGACAAGGACGAAAACAAAGAGGAAATGTGTCGTATCATCTCGGCTGAAAAGTATGTTAATGCTCCAGTCGAGGACATTCTAGAGCGGATGAAAGGGAACTTCGACTTTGGCAATGGTCGGACACTGCAAAATAGTCCCTTGTTGATGAAGTTCTGGCGCGACCAAGCTTCATATCCGTTCAAGAGTCATGATCTGTGGTTTGTTACCGAGAATATGCGCTGGGGCAAGTTTGAAGCCAGCACCGATGCGAAAGCATTAGTTGATCAGGTCAACCGAGAAGATCTTTGGAAAGAAGCGGCAAAAGCGATCGGACAAGAAGCCGTGATTCCGAAAGAGACTTCGCGTGGAGTCGAAACCTTCTTCAACAACGTCACCTTCGATCCGGCAAATCCCAAAGCTTACCTCGATAGCTTGAAGATCAAAGTCGCGTAA
- a CDS encoding ABC transporter substrate-binding protein: MSVFLEVDHVDKVFPLKDGGEYIALKNIELKIKQGEFISFIGHSGCGKSTLLNIIAGLDQASTGGVILEGRQVTEPGPDRMMVFQNYSLLPWKTVRENIALAVDKVMKDAPKSERQSVVEHHINMVGLRHAADKKPKELSGGMKQRVAIARALAIRPKLLLLDEPFGALDALTRGNLQQQLMSIAQENNVTCIMVTHDVDEALLLSDRIVMLTNGPEAHIGQILSVPIPRPRNRLEVVNHPSYYALRNEMIYFLNQQKRAKKRQVKERVSIARNGLEKVNLEIGFVPLTDCAPLVVAQEKGFFKKHGLEQVTLSREPSWKAISEGIRTGRLDAAQMVAAMPLAMTLGYGGHAPQPVVTALVTSRNGNSITLKKSFLEQGVRSLSDFKRFLEETQDRAHTLGVVYPTSMHNLMLRYWLASGGIDPDRDLAITIVPPPQMVSNLVAGNIDGYCAGEPWNSRAVKEGSGYVIATDLDIWQGHPEKVLGVREGWTHQHPETHNALVKALLEACEYCDDRRNREEILSLLARPQYVGAAAEYARPGFIDAYDKGTGETPANLLRFNQFHVDNANCPGRVEGLWILTQLARWGITPFPRNWIEVTDRVRRVDLYGRAAREVGFPDNEGDRSSFSLFDGKVFNPDDPIGYLNSLEIHREIRIEEVNLDAVESPIAA, from the coding sequence ATGTCTGTTTTTCTAGAAGTTGACCACGTTGATAAGGTTTTCCCGCTCAAGGATGGCGGTGAATACATTGCGCTCAAAAACATCGAACTCAAGATCAAACAAGGCGAGTTCATTTCATTCATCGGACACTCTGGCTGTGGTAAGTCCACGCTGCTGAATATCATTGCGGGACTCGATCAAGCATCCACAGGCGGTGTAATTCTCGAAGGGCGACAAGTCACAGAGCCAGGACCCGATCGCATGATGGTGTTCCAGAACTATTCGCTCTTACCCTGGAAGACAGTCCGCGAGAACATTGCATTAGCGGTCGATAAGGTGATGAAAGATGCACCAAAATCAGAGCGGCAAAGTGTAGTTGAACATCACATTAATATGGTAGGACTGCGCCATGCAGCCGACAAAAAGCCGAAAGAACTATCCGGAGGGATGAAACAGAGAGTTGCGATCGCTCGCGCTCTGGCAATTCGTCCGAAGCTGCTCTTACTCGATGAACCCTTTGGAGCATTAGACGCATTAACGAGAGGCAATCTACAACAGCAGTTAATGTCGATCGCACAGGAGAACAATGTCACCTGCATTATGGTGACCCATGACGTCGATGAAGCTTTGCTGCTCTCCGATCGCATTGTGATGTTAACGAACGGCCCGGAAGCTCACATCGGACAAATTCTATCGGTGCCGATTCCCCGTCCGCGTAATCGTTTAGAAGTAGTGAATCATCCCAGCTACTATGCGTTACGCAATGAGATGATCTACTTCCTCAATCAGCAGAAACGGGCGAAGAAACGCCAAGTCAAAGAACGAGTGTCGATCGCCCGCAATGGCTTAGAGAAGGTCAATCTCGAAATCGGTTTTGTTCCCCTCACAGACTGTGCACCGCTCGTGGTTGCACAAGAAAAAGGCTTCTTCAAGAAGCACGGGCTAGAACAAGTCACACTCAGCCGCGAACCAAGCTGGAAAGCGATTTCGGAAGGCATTCGCACCGGACGACTCGATGCAGCGCAAATGGTAGCAGCGATGCCGTTAGCCATGACGTTGGGCTATGGAGGTCATGCCCCTCAGCCGGTCGTGACTGCACTGGTGACATCGCGCAATGGAAATTCGATTACGCTGAAAAAATCTTTCTTGGAGCAAGGAGTCCGATCGCTCTCTGACTTCAAACGCTTCCTCGAAGAGACGCAAGATCGCGCTCATACTTTGGGTGTGGTTTATCCGACTTCAATGCACAATCTGATGCTGCGCTATTGGTTAGCATCCGGGGGCATTGATCCCGATCGAGATCTAGCCATCACCATTGTTCCACCACCGCAAATGGTTTCTAACTTAGTGGCAGGCAACATTGATGGTTACTGTGCGGGCGAACCCTGGAACTCTCGCGCTGTCAAAGAAGGATCAGGCTATGTGATTGCAACCGATTTAGATATCTGGCAAGGACATCCTGAGAAAGTGCTAGGCGTGCGCGAAGGTTGGACACATCAACACCCAGAGACGCACAATGCTCTAGTCAAAGCTCTGCTCGAAGCGTGTGAATACTGTGACGATCGTAGAAACCGCGAAGAAATTCTCAGTCTGCTAGCGCGCCCTCAATACGTGGGTGCAGCCGCAGAATACGCCCGCCCTGGATTCATTGATGCTTACGACAAAGGCACAGGCGAAACTCCAGCCAATCTCCTCCGCTTTAATCAGTTCCATGTGGACAATGCGAACTGTCCCGGTCGCGTTGAAGGACTCTGGATTCTAACTCAGCTTGCCAGATGGGGCATTACTCCCTTCCCGCGCAACTGGATCGAAGTCACCGATCGCGTCCGTCGCGTCGATCTCTATGGTCGCGCTGCCCGTGAAGTTGGCTTCCCGGACAATGAAGGTGATCGTAGTTCCTTCTCACTTTTCGATGGCAAAGTGTTTAATCCTGATGATCCGATCGGCTACCTTAACAGCCTAGAAATCCATCGCGAGATTCGCATCGAAGAAGTCAACCTTGATGCAGTCGAATCTCCGATCGCAGCCTAA
- a CDS encoding ATP-binding cassette domain-containing protein: protein MQILSAQTSQTEALAVAPFVEIDGVSKVYPKKDGGEAVILQDVNLTVAEGEFVCVIGHSGCGKSTLLDMVSGFGQPTTGEVRVEGKRVLQPGPDRMVVFQNYSLLPWKTAFENIYLAVNAVYPEKSKADKTEIVHQHLAMVGLEEAANKKPGQLSGGMKQRVSIARALAIYPQVLILDEPFGALDAITKEELQEELLQIWSQHKVTVLMITHDIDEALFLADRVVMMTNGPAANIGEIMTVPFARPRDRAALMEDPQYYTLRNQALDFLFGRYAHDDE, encoded by the coding sequence ATGCAAATTCTCTCCGCTCAAACCTCTCAAACCGAAGCTCTCGCCGTCGCTCCTTTTGTCGAGATTGACGGAGTTTCCAAGGTCTACCCGAAAAAAGATGGTGGCGAAGCTGTCATTCTTCAAGATGTGAATCTGACTGTTGCTGAAGGTGAGTTTGTCTGTGTCATTGGTCACTCCGGCTGCGGTAAGTCTACCCTGCTGGACATGGTTTCAGGGTTTGGTCAGCCCACTACGGGCGAAGTGCGCGTTGAGGGTAAACGAGTGCTGCAACCGGGGCCTGATCGCATGGTCGTGTTCCAAAACTACTCGCTTTTGCCTTGGAAAACTGCATTCGAGAACATTTATCTCGCGGTAAATGCAGTCTATCCAGAGAAGTCTAAAGCAGATAAAACCGAGATTGTGCATCAGCACTTAGCAATGGTTGGACTCGAAGAAGCAGCCAACAAAAAGCCAGGACAGCTATCGGGAGGCATGAAGCAAAGAGTCTCGATCGCTCGCGCCCTTGCGATCTATCCACAAGTGCTGATTCTGGATGAACCGTTTGGTGCGCTCGATGCCATCACTAAAGAAGAACTGCAAGAAGAACTGCTGCAAATCTGGTCACAGCACAAAGTTACAGTGCTGATGATTACGCATGATATTGATGAAGCCTTGTTTCTTGCCGATCGCGTAGTGATGATGACCAACGGGCCTGCAGCAAACATCGGCGAAATCATGACTGTTCCATTTGCTCGTCCCCGCGATCGGGCAGCACTAATGGAAGACCCGCAGTATTACACCCTGCGGAACCAGGCACTTGACTTTCTATTTGGTCGCTATGCTCACGATGATGAGTAA
- a CDS encoding HEAT repeat domain-containing protein, with product MQNLRYSEILEQAQSAANQQDWGQLSYRLQQILLNDELGETERSLFCNPNTTTVLLDLAMQVLEGGSFQERWEMGKLFPSFGTDAIAPLIELLNDEEAELEAQWFAVRILGSFKHPQVLEALIELLKNSQSQELNSMAVSVLASMGKSAVPMLEPLLVEVSTRLFAVQALGQIRRSETVPLLMQVVHDSNAQVRAIAIEALSSFHAPEVVTVLIDALQDPVTQVRLAAVAGLGFCQDYPNLVTYLRPMLLDLNLEVCRQAAISLGRRGTSEAARALYETLRSPHTPKNLAIELVRALSWMKLPESLNYLEDALLQLALPEAIQLEIIQSMGRIDSDTLKFQATGILLNVLPLLRSAVTRQAIALSLGQLGNVEALSPLIALLADAEDGVRFHAISALKTLNAELAHQQLKRLAKVEPEESRLGQGIAIALREWSF from the coding sequence GTGCAGAACTTAAGATATTCCGAGATTTTAGAGCAGGCTCAGTCCGCAGCAAATCAGCAGGACTGGGGACAGTTGAGCTACAGATTGCAGCAGATTCTCTTAAACGATGAACTGGGTGAGACTGAACGATCGTTGTTCTGCAATCCAAACACTACGACTGTGCTGCTCGACTTAGCCATGCAGGTGCTAGAAGGCGGCAGTTTTCAGGAGCGCTGGGAGATGGGTAAGCTCTTTCCAAGCTTTGGGACGGATGCGATCGCACCCTTGATTGAACTGTTAAACGATGAAGAAGCGGAGTTAGAAGCACAATGGTTTGCGGTTCGTATTTTAGGCAGCTTTAAACATCCACAAGTGCTTGAGGCTTTGATTGAACTGCTAAAAAATTCCCAGAGTCAGGAATTAAATTCGATGGCAGTTTCAGTGTTAGCCAGCATGGGAAAATCTGCTGTTCCGATGTTAGAGCCATTGCTGGTAGAAGTTTCTACGCGACTGTTTGCAGTTCAAGCGTTGGGACAGATTCGGCGATCGGAAACGGTTCCATTGTTGATGCAGGTGGTTCATGATTCAAACGCTCAGGTTCGCGCCATTGCGATCGAAGCGCTCAGTAGTTTTCATGCACCTGAGGTTGTGACTGTTCTCATTGATGCACTGCAAGATCCAGTCACACAGGTTAGATTAGCTGCGGTCGCTGGATTAGGGTTTTGTCAAGATTACCCAAATTTAGTGACCTATCTTCGTCCGATGCTGCTGGACTTGAATCTTGAGGTGTGTCGGCAAGCTGCGATCTCGCTTGGCAGACGGGGAACTTCTGAAGCAGCAAGGGCACTATACGAGACTTTGAGATCGCCGCATACTCCAAAAAATTTAGCGATCGAGCTAGTGCGTGCATTAAGCTGGATGAAACTGCCTGAATCTTTGAATTACTTAGAAGATGCGTTGTTACAGTTGGCGCTGCCGGAGGCGATTCAACTCGAAATTATTCAATCGATGGGGCGGATTGACTCAGACACCCTAAAGTTTCAAGCAACCGGAATTCTGTTAAATGTTTTGCCGCTTTTGCGTTCCGCTGTGACTCGACAAGCGATCGCGCTTTCTTTAGGACAGTTAGGCAATGTGGAAGCTTTAAGTCCTCTGATAGCACTCTTAGCAGATGCAGAGGATGGTGTACGGTTTCATGCAATTTCGGCATTGAAAACACTGAACGCAGAGTTAGCTCATCAACAATTGAAGCGACTTGCCAAAGTTGAGCCAGAAGAGTCCAGGCTAGGACAAGGGATTGCGATCGCGCTTCGAGAATGGAGCTTTTAG